From Salvia splendens isolate huo1 chromosome 3, SspV2, whole genome shotgun sequence, a single genomic window includes:
- the LOC121795952 gene encoding ubiquitin-like-specific protease ESD4 isoform X1, producing the protein MGALTSNRKRGDDYFKNLLFDQSHGHISKKPKLSASMSQTTADTNRAAAANSFAARIAQYPDRKLGFPRKVHAPVNHRFGSSSSKNTVSAAVGSRESPSDQMGKFSFLSRLLNLEKLKDSALRSIRHIVPVKQKEKEVIELDSSEDQDFDAVSSDSSIEEVEIVDSQDRRWNGGEWVVEKEVRSLDSSVVTDVSNAGKVDDLKNNGLSLLDPMTDDSEVPLYKRWYDSIKKSDAKLAHISFNIDLQEKRAQGLQLLWPPKKEEPIKKDVTEECFVPLTHDEKDEVSCALSNSYRRKVLATHANSGIDISGEILQCLRPRAWLNDEVINVYLGLLKERENRAPEKFLKCHFFNTFFYKKLNGRGGYNFQSVRRWTTQKKLGYSLLECDKIFVPIHKEVHWCLAVINKKDEKFQYLDSLGGHDYQVLNALAKYFMDEVKDKSGKDIDLNSWEKEFVTELPEQLNGFDCGVFMIKYADFYSRDIGLCFSQDDMPYFRQRTAKEILKLRAD; encoded by the exons ATGGGGGCTCTAACCAGCAACAGGAAGCGAGGAGACGATTACTTCAAAAACCTTTTGTTTGATCAATCGCACGGCCACATCTCCAAAAAACCGAAGCTTTCAGCTTCTATGAGTCAAACTACGGCGGATACTAATCGTGCGGCGGCGGCGAACTCGTTTGCTGCCAGAATTGCTCAGTATCCGGATAGGAAATTGGGGTTTCCGAGAAAAGTTCACGCCCCAGTTAACCATAGATTTGGAAGTTCTTCTTCTAAGAATACTGTATCTGCTGCTGTTGGTTCTAGGGAATCCCCATCTGATCAAATGGGGAAATTTAGTTTTCTCTCGCGGCTTCTAAACTTGGAAAAACTGAAGGATTCGGCATTGAGATCTATCAGGCATATCGTTCCAGTGAAACAGAAAGAGAAGGAGGTGATTGAGCTTGATAGCAGCGAAGACCAGGATTTTGATGCTGTCTCTAGTGATTCTAGCATAGAAGAGGTGGAGATTGTGGATTCCCAGGATAGAAGGTGGAACGGGGGAGAATGGGTTGTGGAGAAAGAAGTGCGGTCTTTAGATTCTTCTGTGGTCACTGATGTTAGCAATGCGGGAAAGGTTGATGATTTGAAGAATAATGGATTGTCGTTGTTGGACCCAATGACTGATGATTCGGAGGTGCCACTGTATAAGAGATGGTATGATAGTATAAAGAAAAGCGATGCTAAGCTTGCCCACATAAGTTTTAATATAGATTTACAAGAAAAGAGGGCTCAAGGGTTGCAGTTATTGTGGCCTCCAAAGAAAGAAGAGCCTATTAAGAAG GATGTGACTGAGGAGTGCTTCGTGCCTCTTACTCATGACGAAAAGGATGAGGTTTCTTGTGCCTTGTCTAATTCCTACAG GAGAAAAGTTTTGGCCACTCATGCGAATTCAGGCATTGATATTTCTGGAGAAATACTACAGTGTTTGAGGCCCAGAGCATGGCTTAATGATGAA GTCATTAATGTGTATCTTGGGCTGTTGAAAGAAAGGGAAAATCGGGCGCCAGAGAAGTTTCTGAAGTGCCATTTCTTTAATACCTTCTTCTACAAGAAG CTCAATGGTCGGGGTGGCTACAATTTTCAATCAGTTCGAAGATGGACTACACAGAAAAAGCTCGGATATAGTCTTTTAGAGTGTGACAAA ATTTTTGTGCCTATCCACAAAGAAGTCCATTGGTGTCTGGCAGTTATCAACAAAAAGGATGAAAAGTTTCAGTATCTTGATTCGCTTGGTGGTCATGATTATCAAGTTCTGAATGCACTG GCCAAGTATTTTATGGATGAGGTGAAGGACAAGTCTGGAAAGGATATTGATCTTAACTCATGGGAGAAAGAATTCGTCACAGAACTTCCAGAGCAGTTAAATGG GTTTGATTGTGGTGTGTTCATGATTAAATATGCCGACTTCTATAGCAGGGATATTGGACTTTGCTTTAGCCAG GATGATATGCCATATTTTAGGCAGAGGACAGCGAAGGAGATTTTGAAATTGAGAGCAGACTGA
- the LOC121795951 gene encoding kinesin-like protein KIN-13A → MRHVAGQMQQSSAAAAAATTLYDNAGPGVSGGDAGDAVMARWLQSAGLQHLASPMSSNAVDHRQLPNLLMQGYGPQSAEEKQRLFKLMRNLNFNGETVSEPYTPTPTAQSSGAFTPTEGYYSPEFRGDFGAGLLDLHSMDDTELLSDHVIPEPFDPSPFMPAVTKAFETDIVGVANRQQRGQMDAEAPIGSFNEKELSTRENNVAKIKVVVRKRPLNKKELARKEDDVVAVYDDANLTVHEPKLKVDLTAYIEKHEFCFDAVLDEQVSNDEVYRKTVEPIIPTIFQRTKATCFAYGQTGSGKTYTMQPLPLRAAEHLVRLLHQPVYRNQRFKLWLSYFEIYGGKLYDLLSDRKKLCMREDGRQQVCIVGLQEFEVSDVAIVKEYIERGNSSRSTGSTGANEESSRSHAILQLVVKKHPEVKESRRNNYNNDGNESRVGKVVGKISFIDLAGSERGADTTDNDRQTRIEGAEINKSLLALKECIRALDNDQIHIPFRGSKLTEVLRDSFVGNSRTVMISCISPNAGSCEHTLNTLRYADRVKSLSKSGNPRKDQSSLLPSNVKEPSSATASSAAAAEAEDFYEQHQESKLMDTSRRVSEKETSSYNFSTEEEKLPSSFSSNFSINGRDESGVVGMEKERFDVKNSLRGSTSQKTSSAGYTQSSTDVDEKVQRISPPRQKAYRDDRLEKQGLGIRRDFDNMDIMSPTSYKQQNMNTSNANNPVAKPEPEQPRDESINEILEEEAALITAHRKEIEDTMEIVREEMKLLAEVDQPGSHIDNYVTQLSFVLSRKAASLVSLQARLARFQNRLREQEILSRKRVPR, encoded by the exons ATGCGCCACGTTGCTGGCCAGATGCAGCAGAGCagcgcggcggcggcggcggccacCACTCTCTATGATAATGCAGGGCCAGGGGTGTCCGGCGGAGATGCGGGGGACGCGGTGATGGCGCGGTGGCTTCAATCTGCTGGATTGCAGCATCTGGCCTCTCCAATGTCGTCCAATGCAGTTGATCACCGCCAGCTCCCTAACCTCCTGATGCAG GGCTATGGACCTCAATCTGCAGAAGAGAAACAGAGGCTCTTCAAATTAATGAGGAATCTCAACTTCAATGGTGAAACTGTTTCAGAGCCTTATACCCCAACCCCAACTGCCCAGAGTTCAGGTGCATTTACTCCAACAGAAGGTTATTACTCTCCCGAGTTCAGGGGCGATTTTGGAGCTGGACTTTTGGACTTACATTCTATGGATGACACAGAGCTCTTATCTGAT CATGTTATCCCGGAGCCATTTGATCCATCTCCTTTCATGCCTGCTGTGACCAAAGCCTTTGAAACTGATATCGTTGGGGTAGCCAACAGGCAGCAAAGGGGACAGATGGATGCAGAAGCCCCTATCGGGTCTTTTAATGAAAAAGAATTGAGCACAAGGGAAAACAATGTGGCTAAAATTAAAGTTGTG gTTCGTAAGAGGCCATTAAACAAGAAGGAACTTGCTCGCAAAGAGGATGATGTTGTGGCCGTGTATGATGATGCCAATTTAACAGTCCATGAACCCAAGTTAAAG GTTGATTTGACTGCATACATAGAGAAGCACGAGTTTTGTTTTGATGCTGTCCTGGATGAGCAAGTGTCAAATGATGAG GTGTACCGCAAGACTGTCGAACCAATAATTCCTACCATTTTTCAACGTACGAAAGCAACATGTTTTGCATATGGTCAGACAG GAAGTGGCAAGACATACACCATGCAGCCACTACCTCTTAGAGCAGCTGAACACCTTGTGAGATTGCTGCACCAGCCAGTTTATCGTAATCAAAGATTCAAGCTGTGGCTAAGCTATTTTGAGATATATGGAGGAAAACTTTATGATCTTCTGAGCGATAGGAA GAAACTATGCATGAGAGAAGATGGCAGACAACAAGTCTGCATTGTTGGACTGCAGGAATTTGAAGTCTCTGATGTAGCTATTGTAAAAGAATATATTGAGAGGGGAAATTCCTCTAGAAGCACCGGTTCTACAGGTGCTAATGAGGAGTCTTCGAGATCCCATGCTATTTTGCAACTGGTTGTGAAGAAGCATCCTGAGGTGAAAGAATCTAGGAGGAATAATTACAATAATGATGGAAATGAATCCAGGGTTGGGAAGGTTGTAGGCAAGATTTCTTTTATTGATCTTGCTGGTAGTGAGAGGGGTGCTGACACTACAGATAATGATCGACAAACACG GATTGAAGGGGCAGAAATCAACAAAAGTTTACTGGCACTCAAGGAATGCATTCGTGCTCTTGACAATGACCAGATTCACATCCCATTCCGAGGAAGCAAGCTTACTGAGGTTCTTCGTGACTCCTTTGTGGGCAACTCAAGGACTGTTATGATCTCTTGCATTTCTCCAAATGCTGGTTCATGCGAGCATACACTCAACACTTTGAGATATGCTGATAG GGTTAAAAGTCTTTCAAAAAGTGGGAACCCAAGGAAAGATCAATCTAGTTTATTGCCATCAAACGTCAAGGAACCTTCATCAGCTACAGCTTcatctgctgctgctgctgaggcAGAGGATTTTTATGAGCAACATCAAGAATCTAAATTAATGGATACAAGTAGAAGAGTTTCGGAGAAGGAAACCTCATCTTACAATTTTTCTACTGAGGAAGAAAAACTGCCTTCCAGTTTCTCTTCCAATTTTAGCATAAATGGTCGTGATGAGAGCGGGGTGGTCGGTATGGAAAAGGAACGGTTTGATGTTAAAAATTCTTTGAGGGGTTCTACCAGTCAGAAGACATCTTCTGCTGGATACACTCAGAGTTCGACTGATGTAGACGAGAAGGTGCAGAGAATATCTCCACCTCGGCAAAAAGCTTACAGAGATGATAGGCTCGAAAAGCAGGGGCTTGGAATAAGAAGGGACTTCGACAATATGGATATAATGTCACCCACCAGTTATAAGCAACAAAATATGAACACCTCTAATGCAAATAACCCCGttgctaagcctgaacctgagCAGCCTCGTGATGAAAGTATTAATGAGATACTCGAG GAAGAAGCTGCCCTCATTACAGCCCACCGCAAGGAGATTGAAGATACTATGGAGATAGTTCGTGAA GAAATGAAACTATTAGCGGAAGTGGATCAACCAGGCTCCCATATAGACAACTATGTGACGCAACTGAGTTTTGTGCTATCACGCAAAGCAGCTAGCCTCGTCAGCCTTCAAGCTCGCCTTGCCAGGTTCCAGAACAGGCTAAGGGAGCAGGAAATATTGAGTCGAAAAAGGGTACCCCGTTGA
- the LOC121795949 gene encoding chaperone protein dnaJ 49-like — translation MDSNKDEALRCVNIAKEAIAAGNKQRAVKFIGIARRLNQSLSVDDLLAACEDLDPSSSAGPSSNAKKVSTNDKGAASSDFISNGERNYTEEHVVLVRQIKTKKDYYSILGVEKSCSVEEIRKAYRKLSLKVHPDKNKAPGSEEAFKKVSKAFKCLSEDESRRQYDQTGFVDEFEHNQQYQARRRRRRTGNDFFDDEFDPDEIFRAFFGQRDAFRNAHVYRTRAHTAAAHQREDLGNTGPSLMLLLQLLPFLIIVLLAYLPFSEPDYSLQKNYSYQFKKMTEKHGVEFFVKSSEFDTTYPAGTPGRHEIENNAIKDYKHMLGRYCHMEMQRRHWNRHFPTPHCDRLQSFAS, via the coding sequence ATGGATAGCAACAAAGACGAGGCGTTGAGATGTGTAAACATTGCGAAAGAGGCAATTGCAGCTGGTAATAAGCAAAGAGCCGTGAAATTTATTGGAATTGCTCGCCGCCTTAACCAGAGTTTATCCGTGGATGATCTCTTGGCCGCCTGTGAGGACCTCGATCCGTCTTCTTCTGCCGGCCCATCTAGTAATGCGAAGAAGGTTTCCACGAACGATAAGGGTGCTGCTagttctgattttatttcaaacGGGGAGAGGAATTACACAGAGGAGCACGTTGTATTAGTGAGGCAGATCAAGACGAAGAAGGATTACTACTCGATTCTCGGGGTGGAGAAGAGCTGTTCGGTAGAGGAGATTAGGAAGGCATATAGGAAGCTTTCTTTGAAAGTTCATCCTGATAAGAACAAGGCACCGGGTTCTGAGGAGGCTTTCAAGAAAGTTAGCAAGGCTTTCAAGTGCTTGAGTGAGGATGAGTCGAGGAGGCAGTATGATCAGACCGGTTTTGTGGATGAGTTTGAGCATAACCAGCAGTATCAGGctaggaggaggcggaggagaaCAGGGAACGACTTCTTTGATGATGAATTTGATCCTGATGAGATATTCAGAGCATTTTTTGGTCAACGTGACGCCTTCAGGAATGCTCACGTGTACAGGACTAGAGCGCATACTGCTGCTGCACATCAGAGGGAAGATTTGGGTAACACGGGCCCTAGTCTTATGCTTCTTCTCCAGTTGCTTCCGTTTTTGATAATCGTTCTGCTTGCTTATCTTCCATTCTCGGAGCCTGACTACTCGTTGCAGAAGAACTATTCTTACCAGTTTAAAAAGATGACAGAGAAACATGGAGTAGAGTTCTTTGTCAAGTCATCTGAATTTGATACAACCTATCCAGCTGGAACCCCTGGTCGGCATGAAATTGAGAATAACGCTATTAAGGATTACAAGCATATGCTTGGACGTTACTGTCACATGGAAATGCAGAGGCGTCACTGGAATAGGCATTTCCCAACTCCTCATTGCGATAGGCTTCAAAGTTTTGCCTCATGA
- the LOC121795952 gene encoding ubiquitin-like-specific protease ESD4 isoform X3 — protein sequence MGALTSNRKRGDDYFKNLLFDQSHGHISKKPKLSASMSQTTADTNRAAAANSFAARIAQYPDRKLGFPRKVHAPVNHRFGSSSSKNTVSAAVGSRESPSDQMGKFSFLSRLLNLEKLKDSALRSIRHIVPVKQKEKEVIELDSSEDQDFDAVSSDSSIEEVEIVDSQDRRWNGGEWVVEKEVRSLDSSVVTDVSNAGKVDDLKNNGLSLLDPMTDDSEVPLYKRWYDSIKKSDAKLAHISFNIDLQEKRAQGLQLLWPPKKEEPIKKDVTEECFVPLTHDEKDEVSCALSNSYRRKVLATHANSGIDISGEILQCLRPRAWLNDEVINVYLGLLKERENRAPEKFLKCHFFNTFFYKKLNGRGGYNFQSVRRWTTQKKLGYSLLECDKIFVPIHKEVHWCLAVINKKDEKFQYLDSLGGHDYQVLNALL from the exons ATGGGGGCTCTAACCAGCAACAGGAAGCGAGGAGACGATTACTTCAAAAACCTTTTGTTTGATCAATCGCACGGCCACATCTCCAAAAAACCGAAGCTTTCAGCTTCTATGAGTCAAACTACGGCGGATACTAATCGTGCGGCGGCGGCGAACTCGTTTGCTGCCAGAATTGCTCAGTATCCGGATAGGAAATTGGGGTTTCCGAGAAAAGTTCACGCCCCAGTTAACCATAGATTTGGAAGTTCTTCTTCTAAGAATACTGTATCTGCTGCTGTTGGTTCTAGGGAATCCCCATCTGATCAAATGGGGAAATTTAGTTTTCTCTCGCGGCTTCTAAACTTGGAAAAACTGAAGGATTCGGCATTGAGATCTATCAGGCATATCGTTCCAGTGAAACAGAAAGAGAAGGAGGTGATTGAGCTTGATAGCAGCGAAGACCAGGATTTTGATGCTGTCTCTAGTGATTCTAGCATAGAAGAGGTGGAGATTGTGGATTCCCAGGATAGAAGGTGGAACGGGGGAGAATGGGTTGTGGAGAAAGAAGTGCGGTCTTTAGATTCTTCTGTGGTCACTGATGTTAGCAATGCGGGAAAGGTTGATGATTTGAAGAATAATGGATTGTCGTTGTTGGACCCAATGACTGATGATTCGGAGGTGCCACTGTATAAGAGATGGTATGATAGTATAAAGAAAAGCGATGCTAAGCTTGCCCACATAAGTTTTAATATAGATTTACAAGAAAAGAGGGCTCAAGGGTTGCAGTTATTGTGGCCTCCAAAGAAAGAAGAGCCTATTAAGAAG GATGTGACTGAGGAGTGCTTCGTGCCTCTTACTCATGACGAAAAGGATGAGGTTTCTTGTGCCTTGTCTAATTCCTACAG GAGAAAAGTTTTGGCCACTCATGCGAATTCAGGCATTGATATTTCTGGAGAAATACTACAGTGTTTGAGGCCCAGAGCATGGCTTAATGATGAA GTCATTAATGTGTATCTTGGGCTGTTGAAAGAAAGGGAAAATCGGGCGCCAGAGAAGTTTCTGAAGTGCCATTTCTTTAATACCTTCTTCTACAAGAAG CTCAATGGTCGGGGTGGCTACAATTTTCAATCAGTTCGAAGATGGACTACACAGAAAAAGCTCGGATATAGTCTTTTAGAGTGTGACAAA ATTTTTGTGCCTATCCACAAAGAAGTCCATTGGTGTCTGGCAGTTATCAACAAAAAGGATGAAAAGTTTCAGTATCTTGATTCGCTTGGTGGTCATGATTATCAAGTTCTGAATGCACTG TTATAA
- the LOC121793525 gene encoding translationally-controlled tumor protein homolog: MLVYQDLLTGDELLSDSFPYKEIENGCLWEVEGKWVVTGAVDVDIGANPSAEGAGEDEGVDDQAVKVVDIVDTFRLQEQPPFDKKQFTGYIKKYIKTLTPKLDAEKQEEFKKSIEGATKYLVSKLKDLQFFVGESMHDDSSLVFAYYKEGATDPTFLYFAHGLKEIKC; the protein is encoded by the exons ATGTTGGTCTATCAAGATTTACTCACCG GTGATGAACTCCTCTCTGACTCTTTTCCATACAAGGAAATCGAGAATGGCTGTTTGTGGGAAGTCGAAGGAAAG TGGGTAGTCACTGGAGCAGTTGATGTTGACATTGGGGCAAACCCTTCTGCCGAAGGTGCTGGCGAAGATGAAGGTGTTGATGACCAAGCTGTGAAAGTGGTCGACATTGTTGACACATTCAGGCTGCAG GAGCAACCTCCGTTTGACAAGAAGCAATTCACTGGGTATATCAAGAAGTACATCAAAACGTTGACCCCTAAGCTCGATGCAGAGAAGCAAGAAGAGTTCAAAAAATCCATTGAGGGTGCAACCAAGTATCTTGTCTCTAAACTCAAAGATCTTCAATT TTTTGTCGGAGAGAGCATGCACGATGATAGCTCCTTGGTGTTTGCTTACTACAAGGAAGGTGCTACCGATCCAACATTTTTGTACTTCGCCCATGGTTTGAAGGAAATCAAGTGTTGA
- the LOC121795952 gene encoding ubiquitin-like-specific protease ESD4 isoform X2, which produces MGALTSNRKRGDDYFKNLLFDQSHGHISKKPKLSASMSQTTADTNRAAAANSFAARIAQYPDRKLGFPRKVHAPVNHRFGSSSSKNTVSAAVGSRESPSDQMGKFSFLSRLLNLEKLKDSALRSIRHIVPVKQKEKEVIELDSSEDQDFDAVSSDSSIEEVEIVDSQDRRWNGGEWVVEKEVRSLDSSVVTDVSNAGKVDDLKNNGLSLLDPMTDDSEVPLYKRWYDSIKKSDAKLAHISFNIDLQEKRAQGLQLLWPPKKEEPIKKDVTEECFVPLTHDEKDEVSCALSNSYRRKVLATHANSGIDISGEILQCLRPRAWLNDEVINVYLGLLKERENRAPEKFLKCHFFNTFFYKKLNGRGGYNFQSVRRWTTQKKLGYSLLECDKIFVPIHKEVHWCLAVINKKDEKFQYLDSLGGHDYQVLNALYPSNLRGK; this is translated from the exons ATGGGGGCTCTAACCAGCAACAGGAAGCGAGGAGACGATTACTTCAAAAACCTTTTGTTTGATCAATCGCACGGCCACATCTCCAAAAAACCGAAGCTTTCAGCTTCTATGAGTCAAACTACGGCGGATACTAATCGTGCGGCGGCGGCGAACTCGTTTGCTGCCAGAATTGCTCAGTATCCGGATAGGAAATTGGGGTTTCCGAGAAAAGTTCACGCCCCAGTTAACCATAGATTTGGAAGTTCTTCTTCTAAGAATACTGTATCTGCTGCTGTTGGTTCTAGGGAATCCCCATCTGATCAAATGGGGAAATTTAGTTTTCTCTCGCGGCTTCTAAACTTGGAAAAACTGAAGGATTCGGCATTGAGATCTATCAGGCATATCGTTCCAGTGAAACAGAAAGAGAAGGAGGTGATTGAGCTTGATAGCAGCGAAGACCAGGATTTTGATGCTGTCTCTAGTGATTCTAGCATAGAAGAGGTGGAGATTGTGGATTCCCAGGATAGAAGGTGGAACGGGGGAGAATGGGTTGTGGAGAAAGAAGTGCGGTCTTTAGATTCTTCTGTGGTCACTGATGTTAGCAATGCGGGAAAGGTTGATGATTTGAAGAATAATGGATTGTCGTTGTTGGACCCAATGACTGATGATTCGGAGGTGCCACTGTATAAGAGATGGTATGATAGTATAAAGAAAAGCGATGCTAAGCTTGCCCACATAAGTTTTAATATAGATTTACAAGAAAAGAGGGCTCAAGGGTTGCAGTTATTGTGGCCTCCAAAGAAAGAAGAGCCTATTAAGAAG GATGTGACTGAGGAGTGCTTCGTGCCTCTTACTCATGACGAAAAGGATGAGGTTTCTTGTGCCTTGTCTAATTCCTACAG GAGAAAAGTTTTGGCCACTCATGCGAATTCAGGCATTGATATTTCTGGAGAAATACTACAGTGTTTGAGGCCCAGAGCATGGCTTAATGATGAA GTCATTAATGTGTATCTTGGGCTGTTGAAAGAAAGGGAAAATCGGGCGCCAGAGAAGTTTCTGAAGTGCCATTTCTTTAATACCTTCTTCTACAAGAAG CTCAATGGTCGGGGTGGCTACAATTTTCAATCAGTTCGAAGATGGACTACACAGAAAAAGCTCGGATATAGTCTTTTAGAGTGTGACAAA ATTTTTGTGCCTATCCACAAAGAAGTCCATTGGTGTCTGGCAGTTATCAACAAAAAGGATGAAAAGTTTCAGTATCTTGATTCGCTTGGTGGTCATGATTATCAAGTTCTGAATGCACTG TATCCATCCAATTTGCGGGGAAAATAA